From a region of the Lactuca sativa cultivar Salinas chromosome 4, Lsat_Salinas_v11, whole genome shotgun sequence genome:
- the LOC111919513 gene encoding katanin p80 WD40 repeat-containing subunit B1 homolog KTN80.3 isoform X1: protein MAKRGYKLQEFVAHSANVNCIKIGKKTRRHFITGGDDEIVNVWSIGKAAPITSLSGHTSPIESVTFDSTEVLVAAGASSGVVKLWELEETKVFRTLNGHRSYCTSLEFHPFGEFLASGSMDTNLKIWDIRKKGCIHTYKGHKRAISTIRFTPDGRWVVSGGLDNVVKIWDLTAGKLLHEFKLHEGHIKSMDFHPIEFLLATGSSDRTVKFWDLETFELIGTTRPEATGVRSVTFHPDGRTLFCGLDNSLKVYSWEPIICHDAVDIGWSTLGDLCIDDGKLLGCSYYQNSIGVWATDVSHIEPYAHNMIAMEKAHVEPKTDLQESVIERVKTPRMSFIPSDDDTKDIKNIYVDTAGMTPVVSRKDGSNTNIQRRLFTDDVAIDSDSSEEKTHNSTSVSEECQKSSSNHEVSIDSSNKRLTPVKCVAVSNGKTRNLVEKFEKKESQKPNTDNMYVNGDTVEQPPVNVVTCAIPETATSPIKTPDNDMASLSVSEAKLSPVTFKASPKAKVLSVQRRPVASKRVISEKVRSPPMAVAQRCRASSQVIPERSRIRTRTSPLPAVPRQITSTHMTTEKPKFSPLFEDNPQTTGRGLMCKNDDTEDLMIDHELFLSTLQSRLTKLQVIGHFWAQNDTRGAINALQKLPDHAVHADVISVMLENTECLNLDHFSCLLPLLLGLLDSNTERHINVSLEMLLKLVAVFGPLITSTISTPPSVGVDLHAEKRFECCNECHVELQKIQKSLPNVIRRGGLTARSAQELNLVLQLS from the exons AGGAATTTGTGGCACATTCTGCTAATGTGAACTGCATCAAAATTGGAAAGAAAACACGACGACATTTTATTACAGGAGGTGATGATGAAATTGTGAATGTTTGGTCAATTGGGAAAGCAGCACCCATAACG AGTTTAAGTGGCCACACGAGCCCTATAGAATCTGTAACTTTTGATTCAACCGAAGTTTTGGTGGCTGCTGGAGCTTCTTCTGGGGTGGTAAAGCTCTGGGAGTTAGAAGAGACAAAGG TGTTTAGAACACTTAATGGACACCGATCCTACTGCACATCCTTGGAATTCCATCCTTTTGGTGAGTTTCTTGCATCAGGATCCATGGATACGAATTTGAAGATATGGGATATTCGAAAGAAAGGATGCATTCATACATATAAGGGTCATAAACGAGCAATTAGTACTATCAGATTTACCCCTGATGGAAGATGGGTGGTGTCTGGAGGACTTGATAATGTTGTAAAGATATGGGACTTAACTGCTGGAAAACTCTTGCATGAGTTCAAGTTACATGAAGGACACATTAAATCAATGGATTTCCACCCTATCGAGTTTCTTCTAGCAACAG GTTCATCAGATAGAACTGTGAAATTTTGGGATTTGGAAACCTTTGAATTGATTGGAACAACTCGGCCTGAG GCAACAGGGGTACGATCAGTTACATTTCATCCAGATGGAAGAACACTCTTTTGTGGATTAGACAACAGTTTAAAG GTGTATTCATGGGAGCCTATAATTTGTCATGATGCTGTTGATATAGGATGGTCAACCTTGGGTGACCTTTGTATTGATGATGGGAAGCTTTTAGGGTGCTCATATTATCAAAACTCTATTGGAGTTTGGGCAACAGATGTTTCA CATATTGAACCATATGCACATAACATGATAGCCATGGAAAAAGCTCATGTGGAGCCAAAAACTGATCTCCAGGAAAGTGTTATAGAGAGAGTCAAGACTCCAAGAATGTCATTTATACCTTCAGATGATGACACAAAAGATATCAAGAATATATATGTAGACA CTGCAGGCATGACTCCTGTTGTTTCTAGAAAAGATGGATCAAATACAAACATCCAGAGAAGGCTTTTTACTGATGATGTGGCGATTGATTCTGATTCTTCAGAGGAGAAAACACATAATTCCACTAGTGTTTCAGAAGAGTGTCAAAAATCTTCATCTAACCATGAGGTATCCATTGATTCCTCCAACAAAAGGTTGACACCTGTTAAATGTGTTGCAGTTTCAAATGGAAAGACTCGCAATCTTGTTGAGAAATTTGAGAAAAAAGAATCTCAAAAACCTAATACAGATAACATGTATGTAAATGGTGACACTGTAGAACAGCCACCTGTCAATGTGGTCACATGTGCAATACCTGAAACTGCCACGTCACCAATAAAGACACCTGATAATGACATGGCGTCTTTGTCAGTATCAGAAGCTAAATTGTCACCTGTGACATTTAAAGCTTCCCCTAAAGCTAAGGTCTTATCAGTTCAGAGAAGACCTGTTGCTTCCAAAAGGGTAATATCGGAAAAAGTTAGGTCGCCTCCAATGGCAGTTGCACAGAGATGTAGAGCTTCTTCTCAAGTGATACCTGAAAGAAGTAGAATTAGAACCAGAACTTCACCTCTGCCAGCTGTACCAAGGCAAATTACTTCTACACATATGACAACTGAAAAACCTAAATTTTCTCCCTTGTTT GAGGATAATCCACAAACCACAGGAAGAGGTTTGATGTGTAAGAATGATGACACTGAAGATTTGATGATTGATCATGAGTTATTTTTAAGCACTCTTCAGTCTCGCCTTACAAAACTTCAG GTTATAGGGCATTTTTGGGCACAAAATGACACAAGGGGTGCTATTAATGCGTTGCAGAAGTTACCAGATCATGCA GTACATGCAGATGTGATTAGTGTTATGCTGGAAAACACAGAGTGTTTAAATTTAGATCACTTCTCTTGCTTGTTGCCTTTACTTTTGGGATTACTCGATAGCAACACAGAGAGGCATATAAACGTGTCGTTGGAAATGTTATTGAAGCTTGTAGCTGTCTTTGGGCCTTTAATCACCTCCACAATCTCAACACCTCCATCTGTGGGTGTTGATCTTCATGCAGAAAAAAG ATTTGAATGCTGCAATGAATGCCATGTGGAGCTCCAAAAGATCCAGAAAAGTCTCCCAAATGTTATAAG GCGGGGTGGTTTGACAGCAAGAAGTGCACAAGAACTAAATCTTGTACTTCAACTATCGTGA
- the LOC111919513 gene encoding katanin p80 WD40 repeat-containing subunit B1 homolog KTN80.3 isoform X2 → MAKRGYKLQEFVAHSANVNCIKIGKKTRRHFITGGDDEIVNVWSIGKAAPITSLSGHTSPIESVTFDSTEVLVAAGASSGVVKLWELEETKVFRTLNGHRSYCTSLEFHPFGEFLASGSMDTNLKIWDIRKKGCIHTYKGHKRAISTIRFTPDGRWVVSGGLDNVVKIWDLTAGKLLHEFKLHEGHIKSMDFHPIEFLLATGSSDRTVKFWDLETFELIGTTRPEATGVRSVTFHPDGRTLFCGLDNSLKVYSWEPIICHDAVDIGWSTLGDLCIDDGKLLGCSYYQNSIGVWATDVSHIEPYAHNMIAMEKAHVEPKTDLQESVIERVKTPRMSFIPSDDDTKDIKNIYVDSMTPVVSRKDGSNTNIQRRLFTDDVAIDSDSSEEKTHNSTSVSEECQKSSSNHEVSIDSSNKRLTPVKCVAVSNGKTRNLVEKFEKKESQKPNTDNMYVNGDTVEQPPVNVVTCAIPETATSPIKTPDNDMASLSVSEAKLSPVTFKASPKAKVLSVQRRPVASKRVISEKVRSPPMAVAQRCRASSQVIPERSRIRTRTSPLPAVPRQITSTHMTTEKPKFSPLFEDNPQTTGRGLMCKNDDTEDLMIDHELFLSTLQSRLTKLQVIGHFWAQNDTRGAINALQKLPDHAVHADVISVMLENTECLNLDHFSCLLPLLLGLLDSNTERHINVSLEMLLKLVAVFGPLITSTISTPPSVGVDLHAEKRFECCNECHVELQKIQKSLPNVIRRGGLTARSAQELNLVLQLS, encoded by the exons AGGAATTTGTGGCACATTCTGCTAATGTGAACTGCATCAAAATTGGAAAGAAAACACGACGACATTTTATTACAGGAGGTGATGATGAAATTGTGAATGTTTGGTCAATTGGGAAAGCAGCACCCATAACG AGTTTAAGTGGCCACACGAGCCCTATAGAATCTGTAACTTTTGATTCAACCGAAGTTTTGGTGGCTGCTGGAGCTTCTTCTGGGGTGGTAAAGCTCTGGGAGTTAGAAGAGACAAAGG TGTTTAGAACACTTAATGGACACCGATCCTACTGCACATCCTTGGAATTCCATCCTTTTGGTGAGTTTCTTGCATCAGGATCCATGGATACGAATTTGAAGATATGGGATATTCGAAAGAAAGGATGCATTCATACATATAAGGGTCATAAACGAGCAATTAGTACTATCAGATTTACCCCTGATGGAAGATGGGTGGTGTCTGGAGGACTTGATAATGTTGTAAAGATATGGGACTTAACTGCTGGAAAACTCTTGCATGAGTTCAAGTTACATGAAGGACACATTAAATCAATGGATTTCCACCCTATCGAGTTTCTTCTAGCAACAG GTTCATCAGATAGAACTGTGAAATTTTGGGATTTGGAAACCTTTGAATTGATTGGAACAACTCGGCCTGAG GCAACAGGGGTACGATCAGTTACATTTCATCCAGATGGAAGAACACTCTTTTGTGGATTAGACAACAGTTTAAAG GTGTATTCATGGGAGCCTATAATTTGTCATGATGCTGTTGATATAGGATGGTCAACCTTGGGTGACCTTTGTATTGATGATGGGAAGCTTTTAGGGTGCTCATATTATCAAAACTCTATTGGAGTTTGGGCAACAGATGTTTCA CATATTGAACCATATGCACATAACATGATAGCCATGGAAAAAGCTCATGTGGAGCCAAAAACTGATCTCCAGGAAAGTGTTATAGAGAGAGTCAAGACTCCAAGAATGTCATTTATACCTTCAGATGATGACACAAAAGATATCAAGAATATATATGTAGACA GCATGACTCCTGTTGTTTCTAGAAAAGATGGATCAAATACAAACATCCAGAGAAGGCTTTTTACTGATGATGTGGCGATTGATTCTGATTCTTCAGAGGAGAAAACACATAATTCCACTAGTGTTTCAGAAGAGTGTCAAAAATCTTCATCTAACCATGAGGTATCCATTGATTCCTCCAACAAAAGGTTGACACCTGTTAAATGTGTTGCAGTTTCAAATGGAAAGACTCGCAATCTTGTTGAGAAATTTGAGAAAAAAGAATCTCAAAAACCTAATACAGATAACATGTATGTAAATGGTGACACTGTAGAACAGCCACCTGTCAATGTGGTCACATGTGCAATACCTGAAACTGCCACGTCACCAATAAAGACACCTGATAATGACATGGCGTCTTTGTCAGTATCAGAAGCTAAATTGTCACCTGTGACATTTAAAGCTTCCCCTAAAGCTAAGGTCTTATCAGTTCAGAGAAGACCTGTTGCTTCCAAAAGGGTAATATCGGAAAAAGTTAGGTCGCCTCCAATGGCAGTTGCACAGAGATGTAGAGCTTCTTCTCAAGTGATACCTGAAAGAAGTAGAATTAGAACCAGAACTTCACCTCTGCCAGCTGTACCAAGGCAAATTACTTCTACACATATGACAACTGAAAAACCTAAATTTTCTCCCTTGTTT GAGGATAATCCACAAACCACAGGAAGAGGTTTGATGTGTAAGAATGATGACACTGAAGATTTGATGATTGATCATGAGTTATTTTTAAGCACTCTTCAGTCTCGCCTTACAAAACTTCAG GTTATAGGGCATTTTTGGGCACAAAATGACACAAGGGGTGCTATTAATGCGTTGCAGAAGTTACCAGATCATGCA GTACATGCAGATGTGATTAGTGTTATGCTGGAAAACACAGAGTGTTTAAATTTAGATCACTTCTCTTGCTTGTTGCCTTTACTTTTGGGATTACTCGATAGCAACACAGAGAGGCATATAAACGTGTCGTTGGAAATGTTATTGAAGCTTGTAGCTGTCTTTGGGCCTTTAATCACCTCCACAATCTCAACACCTCCATCTGTGGGTGTTGATCTTCATGCAGAAAAAAG ATTTGAATGCTGCAATGAATGCCATGTGGAGCTCCAAAAGATCCAGAAAAGTCTCCCAAATGTTATAAG GCGGGGTGGTTTGACAGCAAGAAGTGCACAAGAACTAAATCTTGTACTTCAACTATCGTGA